GCCCTGATCGGTGCCACCGTCGCCGCGCTCCCGGCCCCCGCACACGCGGCCGTCACCCTCGACTGCACCGGTGGTCCGGTCACGATCGACGACAGCACCGAGGACTACACGCTCACCGGCGCCTGCTCGGCCGTGATCCTCAACGGCAGCAACCTGACCGTCACCCTGACCAGCGCCACGACCGTGATGGTCACCGGCGCCAACGTCGACGTGACCGCCACGGGCGCCATCGGCCCCGTCGTCGTCACCGGGTCCAACAGCTCGCTCACCGCTCCCGCCGCACCGTCCGCCCGCGTGGACG
This genomic interval from Nocardioides kongjuensis contains the following:
- a CDS encoding DUF3060 domain-containing protein, translated to MSRTLSAPASGLATTLATAALIGATVAALPAPAHAAVTLDCTGGPVTIDDSTEDYTLTGACSAVILNGSNLTVTLTSATTVMVTGANVDVTATGAIGPVVVTGSNSSLTAPAAPSARVDASNVDLRVPALDRAVLVGSNNKVVADQGATVKVKGANNRVKYRKLAKVVVRGANNTVKVRAGRTKVSVRGANNVVRVHRRG